In the Pseudomonas sp. ADAK2 genome, one interval contains:
- a CDS encoding glycine cleavage system protein R, producing the protein MDHLVLTVFAPDKAGQVERIAQCIAEHGGNWLESRMSRMAGQFAGILRVGVPAEAYDELVDALQALSAHGIRVLIAESGIEQSCTWKPIAMELVGNDRPGIVRDITRLLSEQGVNLERLVTEVRPAPMSSEPLFHAEAILAVPLTLSLDVLQSRLETLADDLMVELVLRSEP; encoded by the coding sequence GGACCACCTCGTACTCACCGTATTTGCGCCGGACAAGGCAGGGCAGGTCGAGCGCATTGCCCAATGCATTGCCGAGCACGGCGGCAACTGGCTGGAAAGCCGCATGTCGCGCATGGCCGGGCAGTTCGCCGGGATTCTTCGGGTGGGCGTGCCGGCCGAAGCCTACGACGAACTGGTCGATGCCCTACAGGCGTTGTCCGCCCATGGCATTCGCGTGTTGATCGCGGAAAGCGGCATCGAGCAATCCTGCACCTGGAAGCCGATCGCCATGGAACTGGTGGGCAATGACCGGCCGGGGATCGTGCGCGACATCACGCGGTTGTTGAGCGAGCAGGGGGTGAACCTGGAACGGCTGGTCACCGAAGTACGTCCGGCACCGATGAGCAGCGAGCCGCTGTTCCACGCCGAAGCTATTCTCGCGGTGCCGCTGACCTTGTCGCTGGACGTCCTGCAATCGCGCCTGGAAACCCTGGCCGACGACTTGATGGTTGAATTGGTGCTGCGCAGCGAACCCTGA